In the genome of Xanthomonas translucens pv. cerealis, one region contains:
- a CDS encoding methyl-accepting chemotaxis protein, whose amino-acid sequence MSQTLLTRSTSVATRLMLGVAAIAVLCFGVTAAISYVRSSDALLVSAKDGMANVARLEAQRIASDMDAAFISHQIVASSMLVQRHQSGQVRKTFSDILLRGLRQHPNWTAMGTMWEPETFDGKDQAYVNAEGHDRSGRYMVYWAWQGDKQVREPLRDYDVPGIGDWYLKARQQHRPTVVEPYLYEIDGAKVLMTTLTTPVLENGKFLGVVMSDFGLDKLQQRLSKLRPLGEGQVRLLSPGGVIIADRDPALVGKKLDDPATRALLAGIAKGETVTRQAADPQTGASDIEVYVPLQVGQTQERFALGVAVPRALLMAQARSLLWTIIAVGLCAALLLSAGLYLLLQRLVVKPLADAAEVSAAVADGRLDSRIQYRRNDELGRLFGSLQRMQEQLRAVLDAQKEMAQRHDAGQISYRMDEGAFPGDYGRMVHDSNELAASHIAVKLRLAQIMGRYAIGDLSEDMERLPGEKAVLTETMDTVKQNLTAMNREINQLASAAAAGDFSVRGDAQRFQHDFRAMVDSLNLLMATADSNLQSLSTLLQAIAAGDLSVRMHGEFQGVFATMRDDANATSEQLAAIVGGIQSAAVSINAAASEIATGNDDLSRRTEQQAASLEETAASMEELTSTVKQNAEHARQANQLAVGAASVASQGGEVVSQVVTTMSGIETSSKKIADIISVIDGIAFQTNILALNAAVEAARAGEQGRGFAVVASEVRTLAQRSANAAKEIKNLIDDSVSQVANGSVLVRQAGQTMSEIVSSVQRVTDIMGEISAASQEQSAGIEQVNQTVTQMDEATQQNAALVEEATAAARAMEEQAGQLTEAVAVFKLDTAVASTTLATVTRPGVARATPAAKAKTRSAPAKPGTPSMPALPGTPSSANQAQWHDF is encoded by the coding sequence ATGAGCCAGACTCTTCTCACCCGCTCCACCAGCGTCGCAACCCGCCTGATGCTCGGCGTGGCCGCCATCGCCGTCCTGTGCTTCGGGGTGACCGCTGCGATCAGCTATGTGCGCAGCAGCGATGCCTTGCTCGTCTCGGCCAAGGACGGCATGGCCAATGTCGCGCGCCTGGAGGCGCAGCGCATTGCCAGCGACATGGATGCCGCTTTCATCTCCCACCAGATCGTCGCCAGCAGCATGTTGGTGCAGCGTCACCAAAGCGGCCAGGTCCGCAAGACCTTCAGCGACATCCTGCTGCGCGGATTGCGCCAGCACCCGAACTGGACCGCGATGGGCACCATGTGGGAGCCAGAGACGTTCGACGGCAAGGACCAAGCCTATGTCAACGCCGAGGGCCACGACCGCAGCGGCCGCTACATGGTGTACTGGGCATGGCAGGGCGACAAACAGGTGCGCGAGCCGCTGCGCGACTACGACGTCCCCGGCATCGGCGACTGGTATCTCAAGGCGCGCCAGCAACACCGCCCCACCGTGGTCGAACCCTATCTCTATGAGATCGATGGCGCCAAGGTGCTGATGACCACGCTGACCACTCCGGTGCTCGAGAACGGCAAGTTCCTGGGCGTGGTGATGAGCGACTTCGGCCTGGACAAGCTGCAGCAACGCCTGTCCAAGTTGCGTCCGCTCGGCGAGGGCCAGGTGCGCCTGCTGTCGCCCGGCGGGGTGATCATCGCCGATCGCGACCCGGCACTGGTCGGCAAGAAACTCGACGATCCGGCCACGCGCGCCTTGTTGGCCGGCATCGCCAAGGGCGAGACCGTGACCCGACAGGCCGCCGATCCGCAGACCGGCGCCAGCGACATCGAAGTGTATGTGCCGCTGCAGGTCGGCCAGACGCAGGAGCGCTTCGCGCTGGGCGTGGCGGTCCCGCGCGCGCTGCTGATGGCCCAGGCGCGTTCGCTGTTGTGGACCATCATCGCAGTCGGCCTGTGCGCGGCGCTGCTGCTCAGCGCCGGGCTTTACCTGCTGCTGCAACGCCTGGTGGTCAAGCCGCTGGCCGACGCCGCCGAAGTCTCTGCCGCGGTCGCCGACGGGCGCCTGGACAGCCGCATCCAGTACCGGCGCAATGACGAGCTGGGTCGCCTGTTCGGTTCGCTGCAGCGCATGCAGGAACAACTGCGCGCCGTGCTCGATGCGCAGAAGGAAATGGCGCAGCGCCACGACGCCGGCCAGATCAGCTACCGCATGGACGAAGGCGCCTTCCCCGGCGACTACGGGCGCATGGTCCACGACAGCAACGAACTGGCCGCCTCGCACATCGCAGTGAAGCTGCGCCTGGCGCAGATCATGGGCCGCTATGCGATCGGCGACCTCAGCGAGGACATGGAGCGGTTGCCCGGCGAAAAAGCCGTGTTGACCGAGACCATGGACACGGTCAAGCAGAATCTGACCGCGATGAACCGCGAGATCAACCAGCTCGCCTCTGCCGCAGCGGCCGGCGACTTCAGCGTGCGCGGCGACGCGCAGCGCTTCCAGCACGACTTCCGCGCCATGGTCGACAGCCTCAACCTGCTGATGGCCACCGCCGACAGTAACCTGCAATCCTTGTCCACGCTGCTGCAGGCCATCGCCGCCGGCGACCTGAGCGTGCGCATGCACGGCGAGTTCCAGGGCGTGTTCGCCACGATGCGCGACGATGCCAACGCCACCTCCGAGCAACTGGCCGCCATCGTCGGCGGCATCCAGAGCGCCGCGGTCAGCATCAACGCCGCCGCCAGCGAGATCGCCACCGGCAACGATGACCTGTCGCGGCGTACCGAGCAACAGGCCGCCAGCCTGGAAGAAACCGCCGCCTCGATGGAAGAACTGACCTCCACGGTCAAGCAGAACGCCGAGCATGCGCGCCAGGCCAACCAGCTCGCCGTCGGCGCCGCCTCGGTCGCCTCGCAGGGTGGCGAGGTGGTCAGCCAAGTGGTCACCACGATGAGCGGCATCGAGACCTCCTCGAAGAAGATCGCCGACATCATCAGCGTCATCGATGGCATCGCGTTCCAGACCAATATCCTGGCCTTGAATGCGGCAGTGGAAGCGGCGCGTGCCGGCGAACAGGGCCGTGGCTTCGCCGTGGTCGCCAGCGAGGTGCGTACCCTCGCCCAGCGCTCGGCCAATGCCGCCAAGGAAATCAAGAACCTGATCGACGACTCGGTGAGCCAGGTGGCCAACGGCTCGGTGCTGGTGCGCCAGGCCGGGCAGACCATGAGCGAGATCGTGTCCTCGGTCCAGCGCGTCACCGACATCATGGGCGAAATCTCCGCCGCGTCGCAGGAACAATCGGCCGGCATCGAGCAGGTCAACCAGACCGTCACCCAGATGGACGAAGCCACGCAGCAGAACGCGGCGCTGGTCGAGGAAGCCACCGCCGCGGCGCGCGCGATGGAAGAACAGGCCGGCCAGCTCACCGAGGCCGTGGCCGTGTTCAAGCTCGACACTGCGGTTGCCTCCACCACGCTGGCAACCGTGACCAGGCCAGGCGTCGCGCGGGCCACGCCCGCGGCGAAGGCGAAAACCAGGAGCGCGCCGGCGAAGCCCGGCACGCCATCCATGCCTGCGTTGCCAGGCACGCCGAGCAGCGCCAACCAAGCGCAGTGGCACGACTTCTGA
- a CDS encoding transporter, translating to MKPIVLASCLSFFGIAGLAHAEEAPIATDRPDFVESSLTVGDRRLQVETSVAWERDDGVNGYATPTLFRYGLGPTWELRLETDGWQHNDVPGGDGDISGFADVSLGVKHHLAASDDGGASLAWLLHVDLPSGAGRLRGNGARPSFRLVAEWELSDSLSAGVMPGVIWDENEDGHRYAAGIFGMVLGKSWTERSRSFVELALPQIANSDDGGSVALLDIGSAWLLSNDVQLDVAYSHGLNDRSPDHALGAGLSFRF from the coding sequence ATGAAGCCAATCGTTCTTGCCAGCTGCCTGAGCTTTTTCGGCATCGCCGGCCTCGCGCACGCCGAAGAAGCGCCGATCGCCACCGATCGCCCCGACTTCGTCGAATCCAGCCTCACCGTCGGCGACCGCCGCCTGCAGGTGGAAACCAGCGTCGCCTGGGAGCGCGACGACGGTGTCAATGGCTACGCCACGCCCACCCTGTTCCGCTACGGCCTCGGCCCGACCTGGGAACTGCGCCTGGAAACCGACGGCTGGCAGCACAACGACGTGCCTGGCGGTGATGGCGACATCTCCGGCTTCGCCGATGTCTCGCTCGGGGTCAAGCATCACCTGGCCGCGTCCGACGATGGCGGCGCCTCGCTGGCGTGGTTGCTGCACGTGGATCTGCCCAGCGGCGCCGGCCGCCTGCGCGGCAACGGCGCGCGCCCGTCGTTCCGGCTGGTTGCCGAATGGGAACTCAGCGACAGCCTCTCCGCAGGGGTAATGCCGGGTGTGATCTGGGACGAGAACGAGGACGGCCACCGCTACGCGGCCGGCATCTTCGGCATGGTGCTCGGCAAGTCGTGGACCGAGCGCAGCCGTTCGTTCGTCGAACTGGCGCTGCCGCAGATCGCCAACAGCGACGACGGCGGCAGCGTCGCCCTGCTCGACATCGGCTCGGCCTGGCTGCTGAGCAACGACGTGCAGCTGGATGTGGCCTATAGCCACGGCCTCAACGACCGTTCGCCGGATCACGCGCTGGGCGCGGGTTTGTCCTTCCGTTTTTGA
- a CDS encoding methyl-accepting chemotaxis protein: protein MKSKNLTISTQLAIGFGAVVLVMLVVGGISLSSQSKLNSAVEINEHTFKVLATGQEMQKNALNIETGTRGYLLSGDKQHLQPFEKSQATFEKAYADAKQLTLDNPKQQARLVALDKAYQQLLAAEKYAIGVRDAANGVEQSVAVFHEGRDRAAMGNIRQLLNDFSNEETSLLATRNAELETVRARGKWSVLIGSLIAVLVAVGMGLVIRRQLVKRMGQAISVADAIASGNLDNVIDTQSRDETGRLLISMHKMQSQLQSVMAAQNEMAQRHDAGQISYRMNAKAFPGQYGRMVHDSNELAGSHIAVKLRLAQIMGRYAIGDFSDDMDRLPGEKAVLTETMDTVKQNLTAMNREIGQLATAAAAGDFSVRGDAERFQYDFRAMVDSLNQLMATADGNLESLSTLLQAIAAGDLTARMNGEFQGVFATMRDDANATSEQLAAIVGRIQTAALSINSAASEIATGNDDLSRRTEQQAASLEETAASMEELTSTVKQNAEHARQANQLAVGAASVASQGGEVVGQVVTTMSGIETSSKKIADIISVIDGIAFQTNILALNAAVEAARAGEQGRGFAVVASEVRTLAQRSANAAKEIKNLIDDSVSQVANGSALVRQAGQTMSEIVSSVQRVTDIMGEISAASQEQYAGIEQVNQTVTQMDEATQQNAALVEEATAAARSMEDQARQLTETVTVFKIDDAPASASRRQAVSAPAVAAVVKAQVAAATRVVRNAPPKRVANAGSDTSWHEF from the coding sequence ATGAAATCCAAGAATTTGACCATTTCCACCCAGCTCGCCATCGGCTTTGGCGCCGTGGTGCTGGTCATGCTCGTCGTCGGCGGCATCAGCCTGAGCAGCCAGTCCAAATTGAACAGTGCGGTGGAGATCAACGAACACACGTTCAAGGTGTTGGCGACCGGCCAAGAGATGCAGAAGAACGCACTGAATATCGAGACCGGCACGCGCGGCTACCTGCTGTCCGGCGACAAGCAGCATCTGCAGCCCTTCGAGAAAAGTCAGGCCACATTCGAAAAGGCCTACGCCGACGCCAAGCAGCTGACCTTGGACAATCCCAAGCAACAGGCACGCCTGGTCGCGTTGGACAAGGCCTACCAGCAACTGCTGGCCGCGGAAAAGTACGCGATCGGCGTGCGCGATGCGGCCAATGGTGTCGAACAGTCCGTGGCCGTGTTCCATGAGGGACGCGACCGCGCCGCGATGGGCAACATCCGGCAGCTGCTCAACGATTTCAGCAATGAGGAGACCAGCCTGCTGGCTACGCGCAATGCGGAGCTGGAGACGGTGCGCGCCCGCGGCAAATGGTCGGTGCTGATCGGCAGCCTGATTGCGGTCCTGGTCGCCGTGGGCATGGGCCTGGTGATCCGCCGCCAGTTGGTCAAGCGCATGGGCCAGGCCATTTCGGTCGCCGATGCCATCGCCTCGGGCAATCTGGACAATGTCATCGACACCCAGTCACGCGACGAAACCGGGCGCCTGTTGATCAGCATGCACAAGATGCAGAGCCAGCTGCAGTCGGTCATGGCCGCGCAGAACGAGATGGCCCAGCGCCATGATGCCGGCCAGATCAGCTACCGCATGAATGCCAAGGCGTTCCCAGGGCAATACGGGCGCATGGTCCACGACAGCAACGAACTGGCCGGTTCGCACATCGCAGTGAAGCTGCGCCTGGCGCAGATCATGGGCCGTTATGCGATCGGCGACTTCAGCGACGATATGGACCGCCTGCCCGGCGAAAAGGCCGTGCTGACCGAAACCATGGACACGGTCAAGCAGAATCTGACCGCAATGAACCGCGAGATCGGCCAACTCGCCACGGCCGCGGCCGCCGGCGACTTTAGCGTACGCGGCGACGCTGAGCGTTTCCAGTACGACTTCCGCGCCATGGTCGACAGCCTCAACCAGTTGATGGCCACCGCCGACGGCAACCTGGAGTCCTTGTCCACGCTGCTGCAGGCCATCGCCGCCGGCGACCTGACCGCACGCATGAACGGGGAGTTCCAGGGCGTGTTCGCCACGATGCGCGACGATGCCAACGCCACCTCCGAGCAACTGGCCGCTATCGTCGGCCGCATCCAGACGGCCGCGCTGAGCATCAACAGCGCGGCCAGCGAGATCGCCACCGGCAACGACGACCTGTCGCGGCGTACCGAGCAACAGGCCGCCAGCCTGGAAGAGACCGCCGCCTCGATGGAAGAACTGACCTCCACGGTCAAGCAGAACGCCGAGCATGCGCGCCAGGCCAACCAGCTCGCCGTCGGCGCCGCCTCGGTCGCCTCGCAGGGTGGCGAGGTGGTCGGCCAGGTGGTCACCACGATGAGCGGCATCGAGACCTCATCGAAGAAGATCGCCGACATCATCAGCGTCATCGATGGCATCGCGTTCCAGACCAACATCCTGGCGCTCAACGCCGCGGTGGAAGCGGCGCGCGCCGGCGAACAGGGCCGTGGCTTCGCCGTGGTCGCCAGCGAGGTGCGTACCCTCGCCCAGCGCTCGGCCAATGCCGCCAAGGAAATCAAGAACCTGATCGACGACTCGGTGAGCCAGGTGGCCAACGGCTCGGCGCTGGTGCGTCAGGCCGGGCAGACCATGAGCGAGATCGTGTCCTCGGTGCAGCGCGTTACCGACATCATGGGCGAGATCTCCGCCGCGTCGCAGGAGCAATACGCCGGCATCGAGCAGGTCAACCAGACCGTCACCCAGATGGACGAGGCGACCCAGCAAAACGCCGCCCTGGTCGAGGAAGCCACCGCCGCGGCACGCTCGATGGAAGATCAGGCACGCCAGCTCACCGAAACCGTGACGGTATTCAAGATCGACGACGCCCCCGCGAGCGCGAGCCGACGCCAGGCAGTCAGCGCACCGGCCGTAGCCGCAGTGGTCAAGGCACAGGTGGCAGCGGCGACCCGTGTCGTGCGCAACGCTCCGCCCAAGCGTGTGGCCAATGCGGGCAGCGACACCAGCTGGCACGAGTTCTGA
- a CDS encoding methyl-accepting chemotaxis protein, giving the protein MKIMHMLAILVLVAVVALLALGGVGYSAQHGLLNAVAAQVISSDALRNHMQADMMHDALRGDVTTALLSASRQDAPGVKAAHASLVEHATEFRQAVADNRKLPLDPTLRHELDAVAPALQDYIAAANQVVTLVETKADSNAAYAAFTEKFEQLETRMGSISERILALNRSSRSAAEQYSRRVTWQQAGAMVLAVLGMGLTAGWILRSVSRLLGGEPRVAMAAAQHIAEGRLDLPIPVAAKHANSLMAALARMQRELRDRIERERSVAAQNLRIRTALDNASTGMYIADPDLTIVYANGALQQLLHTYADDIHACAPAFQRSSPLLGQPVSLLEVGNSQDAEIYQQLDRQGVAQREVRYRDACIAQEISAIRNELGAHVGFVCEWRDRTAEAKVEVDVAEVVRSAAAGDLSKRIDSDGKHGFFLLLAQQLNGLLDANADSIAEVSRLLSALADGDLSARMHGEFHGVFADMRDDANATAERLAGIVGRIQQAAGNINTAASEIAAGNDDLSRRTEQQAASLEETAASMEELTSTVKQNAEHARQANQLAVGAASVASQGGEVVSQVVTTMSGIEISSKKIADIISVIDGIAFQTNILALNAAVEAARAGEQGRGFAVVASEVRTLAQRSAGAAKEIKHLIDDSVTRIAEGSALVDQAGRTMQEIVSSVQRVTDIMGEISAASQEQSSGIEQVNQTVTQMDEATQQNAALVEEATAAARAMEEQAGQLSEIVAIFRLDGRVPGTAVPSRTATAVKALPKRPAPASGMRTPAVCAIHGNRGTVHPAIETDWQAF; this is encoded by the coding sequence ATGAAGATCATGCACATGCTCGCAATCCTGGTGCTGGTGGCGGTGGTCGCGCTGCTGGCGCTGGGCGGCGTCGGTTACAGCGCGCAGCACGGATTGCTCAACGCGGTCGCCGCGCAGGTCATTTCCTCCGACGCGCTGCGCAACCATATGCAGGCGGACATGATGCACGACGCCTTGCGCGGCGACGTGACCACCGCGCTGCTGTCGGCCTCGCGGCAGGACGCCCCCGGGGTCAAGGCCGCGCACGCCTCGTTGGTCGAGCATGCCACGGAATTTCGCCAGGCCGTGGCCGACAACCGCAAACTGCCGCTGGATCCGACATTGCGCCACGAACTGGATGCCGTCGCGCCCGCGTTGCAGGATTACATCGCCGCCGCAAACCAGGTGGTGACCCTGGTCGAAACCAAGGCGGACAGCAACGCCGCCTACGCCGCCTTCACCGAGAAATTCGAACAGCTCGAGACGCGCATGGGCTCGATCAGCGAGCGCATCCTGGCGCTGAACCGAAGCAGCCGCAGCGCCGCCGAACAGTACAGCCGCCGTGTGACCTGGCAACAGGCGGGCGCGATGGTGCTGGCGGTGCTGGGCATGGGACTGACCGCTGGCTGGATCCTGCGTTCGGTGTCGCGTCTGCTCGGCGGCGAGCCGCGGGTGGCGATGGCCGCCGCCCAGCACATCGCCGAAGGGCGCCTGGATCTGCCGATCCCGGTCGCGGCCAAGCACGCCAACAGCCTGATGGCGGCGCTGGCGCGGATGCAGCGCGAACTGCGCGATCGGATCGAACGCGAGCGCAGCGTCGCCGCCCAGAACCTGCGCATCCGCACCGCGCTGGACAACGCCTCGACCGGCATGTACATCGCCGATCCCGACCTGACCATCGTCTATGCCAACGGCGCGCTGCAGCAACTGCTGCATACCTACGCCGACGACATCCACGCCTGCGCGCCGGCCTTCCAGCGTTCCAGTCCGCTGCTCGGCCAGCCGGTGTCGCTGCTGGAAGTGGGCAACTCGCAGGACGCGGAGATCTACCAGCAGCTCGACCGCCAGGGCGTCGCGCAGCGCGAGGTGCGTTACCGCGATGCCTGCATCGCGCAGGAGATTTCCGCGATCCGCAACGAGCTCGGCGCGCACGTGGGTTTCGTCTGCGAATGGCGCGACCGCACCGCCGAGGCCAAGGTCGAAGTGGACGTAGCCGAGGTGGTGCGCAGCGCTGCCGCCGGCGATCTGTCCAAACGCATCGACAGCGACGGCAAGCACGGCTTTTTTCTGCTGCTGGCGCAGCAGCTCAACGGCTTGCTCGACGCCAACGCCGACAGCATCGCCGAAGTGTCGCGCCTGCTCAGCGCATTGGCCGACGGCGACCTGAGCGCGCGCATGCACGGCGAGTTCCATGGCGTGTTCGCCGACATGCGCGACGACGCCAACGCCACCGCCGAGCGCCTGGCCGGTATCGTCGGCCGCATCCAGCAGGCCGCCGGGAATATCAACACTGCGGCCAGCGAGATCGCCGCCGGCAACGACGACCTGTCGCGCCGCACCGAGCAGCAGGCGGCCAGTCTGGAAGAGACCGCCGCCTCGATGGAGGAACTGACCTCCACGGTCAAGCAGAACGCCGAGCATGCGCGCCAGGCCAACCAGTTGGCGGTCGGCGCCGCCTCGGTCGCCTCGCAGGGCGGCGAGGTGGTGAGCCAGGTGGTGACCACCATGAGCGGCATCGAGATCTCTTCGAAGAAGATCGCCGACATCATCTCGGTGATCGATGGCATCGCCTTCCAGACCAACATCCTGGCCTTGAATGCGGCAGTGGAAGCCGCCCGCGCAGGCGAGCAGGGCCGCGGTTTCGCGGTGGTCGCCAGCGAGGTGCGCACCCTCGCCCAACGCTCGGCCGGCGCCGCCAAGGAGATCAAGCACCTGATCGACGACTCGGTCACCCGCATCGCCGAAGGGTCGGCCCTGGTCGATCAAGCCGGCCGCACCATGCAGGAGATCGTGTCCTCGGTGCAACGCGTCACCGACATCATGGGCGAGATCTCCGCCGCCTCGCAAGAGCAGTCGTCGGGGATCGAGCAGGTCAACCAGACCGTCACCCAGATGGACGAAGCCACCCAGCAGAACGCCGCCCTGGTCGAGGAAGCCACCGCCGCGGCGCGCGCGATGGAAGAACAGGCCGGCCAGCTTAGCGAGATCGTCGCGATATTCAGACTCGACGGCCGCGTGCCGGGCACCGCGGTGCCGAGCCGGACAGCGACTGCGGTGAAGGCGCTACCGAAGCGGCCTGCGCCGGCGAGCGGCATGCGCACGCCAGCCGTTTGCGCGATTCACGGCAATCGCGGCACCGTCCATCCCGCGATCGAGACGGATTGGCAAGCGTTCTGA
- a CDS encoding methyl-accepting chemotaxis protein: MKTKNLPLSAQLAIGFGAVVLVLLIVGAVSLRSQFQLNDAMAINEHTFNVLATGELMQANALNVETGTRGYLLTGDKAHLQPFVFGQAGFEKSYAKAKRLTVDNPRQQARLAQLDAKYQELLQVEKQIIALRAGANGQDKVLSAFAEGRDRKAMGTIRSLLSAFADEESSLLVKRSEQLAVVRAQGKWSVLLGSLVAILVAVGMGFLIRRQLLKRLGLAIGVADAIASGKLDNAIDTESRDETGRLLASMGIMQTQLRAVLAAQAEMAQHHDAGQISYRMDESTFPGDYGKMVRDANQLVATHIAVKMQTVHLIERYAIGDFSEDMPQLPGEKATITKAMNAVKQNLTAISGEIGRLTAAAAAGDFSVRGDAQRFQYDFRAMVDSLNQLMATADGNLQSLSTMLQAIAAGDLTERMHGDFNGVFARMRDDANTTAEQLSAIVGGIQSAAVSINAAASEIAAGNDDLSRRTEQQAASLEETAASMEELTSTVKQNAEHARQANQLAVGAAAVASQGGDVVGQVVATMSGIEASSKKIADIISVIDGIAFQTNILALNAAVEAARAGEQGRGFAVVASEVRTLAQRSAGAAKEIKGLIDTSVSQVANGSALVRQAGQTMSEIVSSVQRVTDIMGEISAASQEQYAGIEQVNQTVNQMDETTQQNAALVEEASAAARSMEEQAGQLTGAVAVFKIEATDTAVVARPVPRPLPATRAPVRQAARPKALAMAETATEWKEF; the protein is encoded by the coding sequence ATGAAGACCAAGAATTTGCCCCTGTCGGCGCAACTCGCCATCGGCTTCGGTGCCGTTGTGCTGGTGCTGCTCATCGTTGGCGCGGTCAGCCTGCGCAGCCAATTCCAGCTCAACGACGCCATGGCCATCAACGAGCACACCTTCAATGTGCTCGCGACCGGCGAACTGATGCAGGCCAATGCACTGAACGTGGAAACCGGAACCCGCGGCTACCTGCTGACCGGCGACAAGGCGCATCTGCAGCCCTTCGTGTTCGGCCAGGCCGGCTTTGAAAAGAGCTACGCCAAGGCCAAGCGCCTGACCGTGGACAATCCGCGACAGCAAGCGCGCCTGGCGCAACTGGACGCCAAGTACCAGGAGCTGCTGCAGGTCGAGAAGCAGATCATCGCGCTGCGCGCCGGCGCCAACGGCCAGGACAAGGTGCTGTCCGCGTTCGCCGAAGGCCGCGACCGCAAGGCGATGGGCACGATCCGCTCGCTGCTCAGCGCGTTCGCCGATGAGGAAAGCAGCTTGCTGGTCAAGCGCAGCGAGCAGTTGGCTGTGGTGCGTGCGCAAGGCAAGTGGTCGGTGCTGCTGGGCAGCCTGGTCGCGATCCTGGTCGCGGTAGGCATGGGCTTCCTGATCCGGCGGCAGTTGCTCAAGCGCCTTGGTCTGGCGATCGGTGTCGCCGACGCCATCGCCTCGGGCAAGCTGGACAATGCCATCGACACCGAGTCGCGCGATGAAACCGGGCGCCTGCTGGCCAGCATGGGCATCATGCAGACCCAGTTGCGCGCGGTGCTGGCGGCGCAGGCGGAAATGGCGCAGCACCACGACGCCGGCCAGATCAGCTACCGCATGGACGAAAGCACTTTCCCCGGCGACTACGGCAAGATGGTTCGCGACGCCAACCAGCTGGTGGCCACCCATATCGCAGTCAAGATGCAAACCGTGCACCTGATCGAGCGCTACGCGATCGGCGACTTTTCCGAGGATATGCCGCAACTGCCCGGCGAAAAGGCCACCATCACCAAGGCCATGAACGCAGTGAAGCAGAACTTGACCGCGATCAGCGGCGAGATCGGTCGGCTCACCGCCGCCGCGGCCGCCGGCGACTTCAGCGTGCGCGGCGACGCGCAGCGCTTCCAGTACGATTTCCGCGCCATGGTCGATAGCCTAAACCAGCTGATGGCCACCGCCGACGGCAACCTGCAATCCTTGTCCACGATGCTGCAGGCCATCGCCGCCGGCGACCTGACCGAACGCATGCACGGCGACTTCAACGGCGTATTCGCCAGGATGCGCGACGACGCCAACACCACCGCCGAACAGCTGTCCGCCATCGTCGGCGGCATCCAGAGCGCGGCGGTCAGCATCAACGCCGCCGCCAGCGAGATCGCCGCCGGCAACGACGACCTGTCGCGGCGCACCGAACAACAGGCCGCGAGCCTGGAAGAAACCGCCGCCTCGATGGAGGAACTGACCTCCACCGTGAAGCAGAACGCCGAGCATGCACGCCAGGCCAACCAACTGGCGGTCGGCGCCGCCGCGGTGGCGTCGCAGGGCGGCGACGTGGTCGGCCAGGTGGTGGCCACGATGAGCGGCATCGAGGCGTCCTCGAAGAAGATCGCCGACATCATCAGCGTCATCGACGGCATCGCCTTCCAGACCAACATCCTGGCGCTCAACGCCGCGGTGGAAGCGGCGCGTGCCGGCGAACAGGGCCGCGGTTTCGCCGTGGTCGCCAGCGAGGTGCGCACCCTCGCCCAGCGCTCGGCCGGTGCGGCCAAGGAAATCAAGGGCTTGATCGACACCTCGGTCAGCCAGGTGGCCAACGGCTCGGCGCTGGTGCGTCAGGCCGGGCAGACCATGAGCGAGATCGTGTCCTCTGTGCAGCGCGTCACCGACATCATGGGCGAGATTTCCGCCGCCTCGCAGGAACAATACGCCGGCATCGAGCAGGTCAATCAGACCGTCAACCAGATGGACGAGACCACCCAGCAGAACGCCGCGCTGGTCGAAGAAGCCAGCGCCGCCGCACGTTCGATGGAAGAGCAGGCCGGCCAGCTCACCGGGGCCGTGGCAGTATTCAAGATCGAGGCTACCGACACCGCCGTGGTCGCCAGGCCGGTGCCGCGCCCGCTGCCGGCAACGCGTGCGCCAGTGCGCCAGGCAGCGCGGCCGAAGGCGCTGGCCATGGCCGAAACGGCAACCGAGTGGAAGGAATTCTGA